A stretch of the Nerophis ophidion isolate RoL-2023_Sa linkage group LG29, RoL_Noph_v1.0, whole genome shotgun sequence genome encodes the following:
- the LOC133546046 gene encoding heterogeneous nuclear ribonucleoprotein A0-like has protein sequence MSDQLCKLFVGGLNVDTDDDGLRKHFEQYGMLTDCVVVVNKQLQRSRCFGFVTYSTPEEADAAMCARPHNVDGNSVEVKRAMSREDAGRPEALAKVKKIFVGGLKDDIEEEHLNDYFGQYGQIEKSEVISAKDTGKKRGFGFVYFNDNDSADKAVVIKFHTINGHKVEVKKALTKQEMQAAGGRGGMAPRGGGRGRGMRGNQNGFGGRDYGGNYNYGNGGGGYGSGGYGGGGYGGGYGGGYGDQGSNYGGGNGYNDFGSSYGQQSSGYGPMKGGPFGGQRNPAPYTRGGGGGGGYPRGGYTY, from the coding sequence ATGTCCGACCAGCTCTGCAAGCTCTTTGTTGGAGGCCTCAACGTGGACACCGACGACGATGGCCTGCGTAAGCACTTCGAGCAGTACGGCATGCTCACCGACTGCGTCGTGGTGGTGAACAAGCAGCTCCAGAGGTCACGCTGCTTCGGCTTCGTCACCTACTCGACACCCGAGGAGGCGGACGCGGCCATGTGCGCTAGGCCGCACAACGTCGACGGCAACTCGGTGGAAGTCAAGCGCGCCATGTCGCGGGAGGACGCCGGCAGGCCCGAAGCCCTCGCCAAGGTGAAGAAGATCTTCGTCGGCGGGCTGAAAGACGACATCGAAGAGGAGCACCTGAACGACTATTTCGGCCAGTATGGTCAAATCGAGAAGTCCGAAGTCATCTCCGCCAAGGACACCGGCAAGAAGCGAGGCTTCGGCTTCGTCTACTTCAACGACAACGATTCCGCCGACAAAGCCGTGGTGATTAAGTTCCACACCATAAATGGACACAAAGTGGAGGTGAAGAAGGCCCTGACCAAGCAGGAGATGCAAGCCGCGGGCGGGAGAGGCGGCATGGCGCCGAGAGGAGGCGGCAGAGGCCGCGGCATGCGGGGAAATCAAAATGGCTTCGGCGGAAGAGACTATGGCGGAAACTACAACTACGGAAATGGCGGCGGCGGCTATGGTAGCGGCGGCTATGGCGGAGGCGGCTACGGCGGAGGCTATGGTGGTGGCTACGGAGACCAGGGAAGCAACTATGGTGGCGGAAACGGCTACAACGACTTTGGCAGCAGCTACGGCCAACAGTCGTCTGGCTACGGGCCCATGAAAGGAGGTCCCTTTGGAGGGCAGAGGAACCCGGCTCCCTACACCCGGGgaggaggcggcggcggcggctacCCGAGGGGCGGCTACACCTACTAG